agcccgggcaggggCACCCTGGCTGGGGTGTGGAGAGGCTGAGGGCGGCGTGGTGGTGGGTCTGGACGTGCTGCAGGTCAGCAGCCTTTGGCTATTGCACCCTGACCCCTTGCTGGGAAGCCAGGGTGTGCAGGGTGGTGGGTGCCAGTGGGGGGTGAgggcagctgctctccagagcggggagcagggagctgcgAGGCAGGGAGGGCGGCTGTGCTCTCAGGTTTCTGTCTCCTGGGTGATGGGGCTAGCGGGATTccagcctgctccctgccccactCCCCAGCTGGAGTGGGAAGGGTGGCAGCGGGGtgcagcagagaggggctgtgacCCAGCTCTGACTCTGCAAGGCTGTGTGTAAGAACGATGCCAGGCTGCCCCGTAGGACCCAGCCCAGGCCGGGGCTGCGGTGGAGTCACACCACACTGATGCCTTCTTTGTTTCCCTGCAGAATCTGAGGCCCTGGTGAATGGGGGCCACCAGCTGTCAGAGCGTGGGTgtcacagccacagctcccttGTCAGCTCCATCGAGAAGGACCTGCAGGACATCATGGACTCACTGGTGCTGGAGGAGTCGGCAGCCCCCGGCGTCCAGAAGCCGCCTGCCTGCGGCCGAtcccccctgtcccccgtgGTGAACGGGGGTGGGcgctgcctcctgtcccccccacccagccctggggctgcctcgGGGGGCTCCAGCTACGAGAACTTCTCTCCCCTGtcctccccagccagcagcagtagCTACACCAGCCCCTCACTCAGCAGCCAAGAGCAAGGCCCAGCCGTGCCGCCCCCTCTCCCGCTCCGCTCCTCCAGCTACAACCACACCGTCCAGCCACCCGCCCTGCCGGCTGGGCCTTCTAGTGAGCCGTGGCCAGCTGAGAGGCTTGGGGACCACCGGGTGGGCAGCCCCCGGCTGACGCCCAGGGCGGCGCCGCGGCCACGggtggccctgcaggagcggccccccagccccttccGGGAGCCGCGGGACTCTCCGGCCCCCGGCCGGCAGCCCCCCGGCAGGGCGGTGCCCGAGCCCCGGCTGCAGCCCCCCGAGAGCCCACGGGTGGCCCGGAGGAACATGGAGAGCATGCGGGAGCTGCCTCCCCTGAGTCCCTCCTTGTCACGCCGGGCTGCCAGCCCCCGGCTGGCCCCTGacaccccctccccacagccccggctgggcagggaggtgcCTGGCAGTCCCCGTGCCAGGCGCAAGGGCCTGGAGGAGTCGAAAGGTGCTGGGGGTCCTTCACCCCCGCTGCTGTCAGAGAACCCCACGCGCCGGCCCAGTTTCAGCACCTGCCTGAGCCCAGCGTACGGGCTGGgctccccagctgtgccctcgCCCCGGCAGAGCCCCCGCGCCCCCAGGAAGCCTTTGGGGGACCCACGGCTGCCCGTGGGGTCACGGGAGCGCAAGAACAGCATCACTGAGATCAGTGACAACGAGGACGAGCTGCTGGAGTACCACCGGCGGCAGCGGCAGGAGCGGGTCCGAGAGCAGGAGATGGAGCGCCTGGTGAGccttggggctgggaggggacacgtTTGAGTGTGGGACACCCTCTTTGCAAATAGCTGTTGTTGTTTGCTGCTTTGAAACCTGGCCTTTGTCTCTTGGGGATttgccacagctgccaggctgccGGCTTATCCAGGGGGATTATGGCCAGGAGCAGCATCGGtgctcagcagctctctggGAATACAAAGCCCCCAAGTTACAGCAGCCTGTGGAAGCTGGTGGGGCTGGCGTGGTCCCATGGCTACTGGCCAAAATGGTGGCACCCCTGCCTTTGCAAAATTCCCCACATCTTGTCCGCCAAGGGCCCATTTGCTGGTGGTGGTGCCGTGGCTCTGTGGACATTGCACCTATATTTAGGGCTGGTGGAGTTTTTATGGAAGTGGCATCTGCCTGGCTGAGGCTTGCCGAGTGTGTGCCAGTCCTGCAGGCCGGGCCGTGTTTGCTGGGGCCTGACTCACGCCTGGCGCCCTGAGTCACCGCCTGGAAATAGCGGCGGCACtcgcctgcagccagccctctccagctcccagcacatcgtgtgcctggctgggctgcGGCGCCGAGCCGGCTGCCCTGTGCTTTGTAATGTTGCCTGCCCATCCCGGTGTGCAGGGTGGCCACCGTTGGCACAGGGTTCTGCGTGCTCCTGCCACAGCGCGTGCTGGATGGGGACTGCTCTTCCTTACAGGAGCGGCAGCGCCTGGAGACCATCCTGAACCTCTGTGCTGAGTACACCAAGACAGACGGCGCTGAGCCTGCTGACGTGCACAGGCTCCTGGCTGGTGACACAGATGCTGGCCACTGGGTGCCCAGGGGTGCCACGGCTCTGGGCCATGCTgctgaagagctgcagcagagggagAGCGTGGAGAGGTCGGATGAGGAGAACCTGAAGGAGgagtgcagcagcactgagagtACCCACCACGAGGTAAGGGGACATCGCTGCCATTCTGTTACCGTGCCATGCTGCACCGTGCCGTGCCAATCAGCCCTTCCCACAGCACGAGAAGCTGACGGGCCCCCGGGCCAAGGAGGCACAGCGGCTGGAGGAGGAGCGTGCCGCTGTCCTGGGACGCCTGGACCAGCTGAAGGGTCGTGtcaaggagctggagcagcagctgcaggagacaTCGCGAGAggtgaggggtcaggggacaCCGCTGGGTCCCctgctgcttgctgccctcacCAGTTAGCACTAAATGCTAAGGCCATGAGCTagatgcagctggagcagcagtcCTGACAGGCTTTGGCTGTCCAGGCAGAGATGGAGCGGGCGCTGCTGCAGGGTGAGCGCGAGTCGGAGGTGCTGCGGCTGcggcaggagcaggaggcagcgcagcagctgcaggagaagctcTCCAGCCTGGACGCCAGCATCCGCAAGGAGCGGGACAAGGTGAGCCCAGTCACAGGTTCCCATCGTCACCGGCTGTGCCATACCCTCCCTGGcactcacagccagtgctgcagtgcCTCATGCTGCAGCATTCCCCTGTGGACATGTTCTCCAGACCCTGGGCTCCCCAGAGGCTTTGGGGAGCAGCCCCTCTGGGGggatctgtctgtctgtctgtctgggCTTGGTCaaacagccctgctgcaggagagcacAGACAATGCTCAGGGAGCatttcagctgctgcctgttgCTCTGGCAGGGAGACTGAGGTGTGAGGCTTTCCTGATGGCTGCTGCCTGCGCGGGCAGTGCTGAAGCAGAGGTCTTGGCTCTCCCTGTTACCTGTCCTCGCTAGGGAACTGCGTCTTGCAGCAAGTCACCTCCTCTGCTGCACCTGTGTGTGTGATGGCAGCTGTTGCTGTGGTGTTCGGCTTGCTGGAGGTGCCTGGGAAACCACTGCAGGTGTTTGGCTTGGTGGCTTTGGGAGGGGTCCTGCCCCCCTTCCCCGATGTCACCTGTGGTGCAGTTACTGCCTGAAGGCACCCACGGGCTGCGTGTGTGGCACGTTTGTGCCAGCTGCTGGTTGCTGGCTGTCCCACAGCCTTGCAGGCAGTGTGGCATGGCCTCGTcgctgggagagctgctgggatcTGGTTCCCTGCTGCCTGAGGCCAttgtccctgggcagcctgtgccaaggtcccacctgcagctctgtgccacTGTCATGTGCCATCAGTGTCCCTTGGGGTctggccagccccagggctgttGGGGTGCCTGTGGCCTGGCAGAGTGGCCATTGGTGCCTCCCTGTGGTGCTCCTACAgcatttgggggttttgttctggttttggtCTTCCAGCCCTTTGTAGGCATCTTCTATAGCCAGGGACAGCTTCatgcagagccaggagaggaGCGCAGGGAAagccctctcccagcctctcTGCTGACCTAACCACCCACTTTTCTAACCCATCTGCACCACTCACACTAACAGTGCCTGCTCTGAACTCTGCCGTCACTTCTGACATCTCTGCATGtccaggagcccccaggcaATCCACAGCTCCTCTCTTGGGGCATCTGCCTGTACCAGCCTTGCCTCCCTGGCAGCACGTCCCCTGATAGCCCTTTTCATGATGTCCCATCTCTGTGAGGAGCACGGGGCTCCTTGCAGCAAGCATTTCTCAATGCCAAGCCCCTGTACGGTACTGCCAGACCTGTGGGTGGTTCCCCTGTGCCAGTCCCATGTTCTTGGCCCCATTTTACTGCTCCTGTGGCCAGGCCCCTCATCCCAGGCCCAGGAGtcagtgtctgctctgctgctgactCGTCCTAGCCTGAGCATCTCTTGCGGGACCACAGCCTCCTGTTTTCACTGCTGCCTGGTGCTGCCCTCTCCTTCTGATGGCTGAGGGTGGCCCATGGCCCCAGGCTGCATTCAGGACCTGCAGTTCCCAACTGGTAGCAGTTAACAAAGCTGGTTAGTGGTTATTGTAAGGCAGCCTGTGCAGGATTGGGATGACTTGAACCATACTATCAGCGTTGATCTTTTTGCTGCCTGCAAGTTTGTTCTTGGAAACACAAAGCTGAGGTCAAGGGCTGGCTGTAACTCCTCTAACACTGCTTGGCCAGCTCCCCTGTCTCTTGATCTCTCGATCCCCCAGTAGCTGCTATGATGCTCCTTCTCCTGAGCCCCCTCTGTCTCCAGCTGAGCCCCTCTCTAACTCACAGCTTCTGCATGGCGCCCATTTGAGAAGtgtgtcttcttttttttttcccccgttttcttttctttttgttttgtcttgttctcCCCTGATTCAGGAAAGGGCAAAGGTTGATGCTGAAAGGAAGGAGCTAGAGCACCTCCAGGCGCTTTACCATGAGTCGAAGAGCCACCTTGATAAGTGCCCCGAGTCAATGCGGGAGCAATTGCAGGAGCAGATGCGAAGGGTCAGTgtctccccccacccctcccggACCATGGCCCACCTCCCTCCGCTCCAGCTTAGGCCAGCTCTTCCCTGCCAGCCGGGGCTGCACCGGGAGCGTCGCACCCGGGCTGGAGGCGGCTGGCACCGGGCACCACCGTCCTGGTAAGCTTGCCGCTCGCCCGGGCCCGGCTGGGCAGAGCTCCTCGGGACCCGCACGGCTCCTCGGCACCGGGCAGGGCGCCAGCATGGaccctgcccaggagggcaggctGGGGCGTCTTGGGGGCTGCTGCATCCTCATCTGGCTGCCTCCAGCTGTTTCCTGAGAATGTTTGTTCACACAGTGACGTTGGTCCATGTTACTGCTAGTCctcagcatttttttcctgttaccTGGTATTTTCTGGAAGTGGTTGACTTTTCCCCAGCCCATGGCTAGTGCCTGCTCAGATAAACCCACATtgccacagcctgctccagccaggCACTCGCATTCTGGATGAGGGTCTGGTGTAGAGTGGGCAGGGGGGTGATGGAGCAGTGTCTGCGTGTGGGAACCCTCAGAGGCACCACATCAGTGCTGTGTCACTGGCTGCCCGTCTCATGGAGCAGGGTGAAGCACATCCCCGAGGGCTGCATGGCACAGTGGCTGccagggtggcactggcaggCCCAGAGCTGAGTGCTGCCACGTGCTGTTGGTGCATGAAGGCTGGAATGACACACAGGAGTTTGTCCAGCATGGTGCTTGTCTGCTGGGGCTTTGCCACCTGCAGGCTTGGTGACACAGCGTGGCTGTTGGTGGTTTCGCTGGCACATGGTGTTTTGTGACCTGTCAGGGCACGGCTTTAGCCCATATGTGGTTCAGCAGGGGCAGCTGGTCTCTAAGGGCTGGCGAAGCCCCTGGCTGTGGCAAGCTCATCTCATGGGGTGACTGCTCTGTCCTGGCCAGTTCTGGGTGCCTCCATTGCCTTCTTCTGACAGCAGACACTCCTGTCAGTATCTCTCGTGTTTCTGATGCCCAGCAGAAGGCAAAACTGCCTGACTGCCCACACCGGGCACAGAGGACAGGCTTGGCCACCAGCTCTTCCTCCTGGCCAGCACCAGGAGGATGTGGAGGCATGGCAGGAGGTTTTGCTGtgggagccctgcctgcaggacGCGGAGGTGCCCATCCAGCGGGTCAGACCCACTCACAGTGCTCTTGTGCGTTCAAAGGAGGCAGAGGCCCTGGAGACGGAGGCCAAGCTGTTTGAGGACCTGGAGTTCCAGCAGCTGGAGCGAGAGAGCCACCTGGAAGAGGAGCGTGAGGCGCgaggccagcagctgctgcagagccggGCCGAGTGCCACCGCAGCATCGCCCGCAGGAAGGTGGGGGTGGCCAGCAGgagtccctgtgctgggctgtgccgggGGTCGGGCACGGCCAGGCTGCGTGCCGTGCCTCACCAGCAGCCCAGCTCAtgtctgctgcctgctccccaGGAGCGCGTGGCTGCCCTGGACGCCCAGGCTGCCCAGATCCGGCTGCAGAGCGCGCAGGAGGCCGAGCGCCTGGCCAGGGAGCGCGGCAGcgtcctgcagctcctgcagaaggTAATGCCCCTTCTGAGGCAGGGCacaagggctggcagggagagcttGGGGGGTGACTGGCCATGGGGTGGCAGGAGCCATTAGCTGCCTCTGACCTGCCACCCCTTGcgcaggagaaggagaagctCGTGTCTCTGGAGAGGCGATACCAGCTTGTCACAGGTGGCAGGAGCTTCCCAAAAATGTCCTCGGCTCTCCGAGAGGTAAGTGGGTAGGGGAGGCTGCGGTGCTTAGAGCTGCTCTCCTAAGCTGCAGCCATCAGTGAGGATGAGCCCTGTGCACCAGCAGCTTTGCTCTGCAGCAGTTCCTGTGTTCCCAAGTACCTTCTACCAGAGCCAGGTGCTTCCAGCTGCTCAAAGtctctccatgggctgcagaggttgggagggaggaaggggaaaTGCAACAGAGCAGCACATGGGACAGGATTGCCTAGGTTCCCATTGTTGCTGGAGAGCAAGCATGGGGATGTCTTGGTGCTGCTCCAGGGACTTTTAGGTGGAAGTGAGTTGTCTCATTACCTTGCTTGTGGCTCTGAATGGGGAGCCAGAACCACGATGCCCTCAGGGGCTGTGGTACTGCCTGACCTGCTGCTGGTAGAGGCACAAGATGGCAGAGTCCCCTCGTGTCTGCCTGCAGTGggactcctgctgctgccaccttgCTCTCTGTGCCCACCTTGCCTACGTGACTTTACCCTTCAACAGGAGACCCTCCACATCTCTGAACCTTATGAGCTGTTGGAGGGAACTaagcccctgagccccctgccagcagcagctgcctccttAGCTTCTCCTGCCACCTACTCCTACCCCAAGGCACAAGAGGTAACTAACTAGAGGGACTAGCTGCATGTGCTTGCTCACTTACCCCTCCTTGGCAGAGACCCCTTTTGTGGACTGATGTCCCccccaggcagcagggcagccccacagcagcatGGCTGGAGCATTTACCATACAGATCTCTGGCAGCTGTGCTCATTAACACTCAGTCCCTGACTCCAGGCGCTCTCCTGAGCCCGCTGGGCAGCccagttcctgctgctgccctgttttAACCCTGGTGCAGTGGTTTCCCCCTTGCTCACTGCTTGCCATCTGGCTGGGCACCTCCTGACAGCACCCTGTAGGGTCCTGCTAGCATGGCTTTCCCAAAATAAGAGCAAGTCCCCACCTTTGGCACGTTTGGTTCAGAAAGGATGAGGAAGGGGATTTTAAGTTGGGTCAGCAAGCTCGAGGTGCCTCatccagtgctgctgcactAGGGAGGATTTGTAGCCAGTGGCTGTGGAAGACCCTGAGGCATCCCTGCCCCTCGCAGGCACTCAGCAAAGCCGCTCTGAAGGCTGAGCAAGATGGGTGCCAGCACACCCAGCCCAGCTTGAGCACCCCAGGGTgcatggggacaccaggggcagcagggcagggctggggaggcagtGTTGGGGCAGGAATGCACAGGGAGCTTTGCTCCCGCTGTACAGTCAGCGCCACGATGCCAGCACACGGGTCTAactcttctccttctcccttGCCGTGGATTTCTAGGAGTACATGAGGCTGTCTGACGTTTTCAGGTTCTGCAGTAATGCACATGGCCCCAGCCTGGACACTaaagcttctgctgctgcccctgctgccgCTCAGCGCTCTTTCTTGCTTGCTGTAGCTCCCACAGCCAACGAGGTACCTGCCCAGAGCATGCTCGGGTCTGCTCCTCGGGTCACCACTGCATCCcaggcagggaggcagctgCCCCTGCGTGCCCTCGGAGCCCACCTCTCTGGGGGCAGGACACTTTGGCTGCAGCTGAGTGGGGAGCAGAGGCTCCAGCTGCCCAGTCTCCTTGCTGGGGTGCACGTCTTGCCTGCTCTGGGTGCAGTGGCAGGGCGGGAGCAGAGTGGGTGCCCAGCAGCGGGAGGGGCAGCCCTTTGTTTGTTGGATCCTGTCCTCAAGAGGAGGATCAGAGCAGGCCTgacccagtgcccagcaccaaCTGCTCTTCCTCCCAGGACAGTGAACCTTCCTGTGGGGGTTGGAGCTGCTCGTTCCTCCGTGCCTGCTTGCCCTCGCTCTTACCCTGGTTCAATCTGCTTCTCTCTGCCCAGTATGTGACCGTGGAGCAGCTCTCGGGTATCCTGGGCAGCCTCCAcacccctgctgcttccctgctgggctgtacCCCTCCGGCTCCTTCATCctcaggctgtgctcctcctcttgctcctcttccatctctcccttctcccttcgTCTCTGCAGAGGTTGGTGCCCTGTTTCCCTCCCTTTGGCCCCTTGTACTCTCCCTGGGAGGTGATGGAGATGCACGGGAAGGGGTGAGCTGCAGatggagctgagcagcagctcgGGCCCTTGACGCCCTGCACACCCTTGgctgtcctgcctgctgctccactgcccccagggcagggggtcTTTGTGCTTGATCGGTTTCACATTCTCTTGAGCAGCAAATGGCTCCTACAGCTGCTGGGACTTAGCTGCTGGGAGTGCACAGGATCCCCAGGGGTCTGCATGTTAAGCTCTGGGGGAGTGGTGCAGGCATAGGCAGGAATGCTTCGACCTCTTCTCTGTGCATCTGTCCCCCCTGCTGCATTTGTCCTTCATCCTTTCTCACGCAGCCTCTCTCTCcagatggagcagcagctgttggGAGGACCTGTGTGTCCCCCGGCTCTTGATTTAGAGAAGTGGTACCAGGAGGTTATGGCTGGCTTTGAGACCTCCTCTTCCTCCGtctctcctccttcttcccctcctCCACTTCCAGCTAAAGCTCACTCCTCTCACAAGGCTCTGCAGGTAATCCTGGctctctgctgcccaggctcaggcttTGGGGCCGCTGGTTGTGGCAAAAGTGGGGCAGTGTGGGGATGTTCCTGTGGACCCTGTACCCTGagtgctgctggggctctggctgctgcagcaggcaaAGGCAGAGCAGACCTGTGGCCTGGGGTGGGCAGTCTCTGCCTCCTTGGGCTGCATCCCTTTGCCCCGATGGCACCAACACAGAGCAGGGTCTGGGGAGCCATCTGTCCAGGGGGACTTCTGCAGTTCCCCCATGTCTCTCTCGTGTCTGTCTCTGTGCTCAGGTCTATCGTGCAAAAGCAGAGGGTGGTGCTGGTGCCCTCACCCCTCGGATGAAGAGTGGGACCCCCTCGTCCTCGCAGCTCAACCTCTCCATGCTGGAGCGCAGTCCCTCCCCCAAGGTATGGCTGCCAGGGGCACCCAGGCTCCCTGGCCGTGGCTCTCACCTGCCTGgtgccatccccatccccatcctcgCAGCTGACCACCTGCTGTCCTGCCCAGGGCCCCCCAAGCCCGGCGGGCAGCCTGTCCCGCAACCTGGTGGCCACGCTGCAGGACATCGAGACCAAGCGccagctggccctgcagcagaagggTGAGCTCTGGCTCTTGTCCTGGCTCTGTGGGGTGGTGGGACTCTGGGAGACGCTATCCCCGCTGCCACTCGGGCAATGGAGAAGGGAGCCTGGCCGAGGgtggtgacagcagcagtgctccGGCAGGATGCAGTGCCTCTCTCACAGTCTCTtgcttttcccccctctctttCCTCCTGACCCCTCCACCTGATGGCCCATCTGCAGCcaagctgctcccagcagagcccttgCAGCCAGGCAATCTACCAGGTAGAGACGTGGGTTGACTTGGACTGCCTAGAGCagcccagaggcagcagcatggCTGTTGGCTGGCACCTTCTGCCATACATAAGAGGGGCATGACCAGTCCAGGACCCCAGGTGCATCTCAGCATCTGCTTAGAGACAACCCTGTGCATCCCCAGCCTGCTAATGCTTTGCCCTGCTCGTTGCTTACCAGCCTGGCTCATGtgccccctgctcctgcccagacaGGTTGCAGTGCTTGCCAGAGAGctgacagcagctcccacctctGCCCCTACCATGCCTTGGTGGTTCCAGCAGTGCCTGTAGTGCCTTCTGCCTGTGCCACCACGATGTGGCTCTGAACGTGGCACATTTAATGTGACGCTGCCGTCTTGCCGCGCCCAGGTCGGCAGGTGATTGAGGAGCAGAAGCGGCGGCTGGCAGAGCTGAAGCAGAAAGCAGCTGCCGAGGCGCAGTCCCAGTGGGAAGCCCTGCACGGGCAGCCCCCCTTCCCCGCGGCCTTCCCCCGGCTCGTGCACCACTCCATCCTCCACCACAGCCGTCCCCATGGCG
This genomic window from Passer domesticus isolate bPasDom1 chromosome 23, bPasDom1.hap1, whole genome shotgun sequence contains:
- the PHLDB1 gene encoding pleckstrin homology-like domain family B member 1 isoform X10, which codes for MLGSAAPQCPGNMGTLPRRAPLGTRTRWQPVSGTIRRLQAGTMEAPGRTPTSPTHRVQTVIQNSPLDLIDTGKGLKVQTEKPHLVSLGSGRLSTAITLLPLEEGRTTIGTAATDIVLQGPGLAPQHCYIENVRGTLTLHPCGNACAIDGVPLQRPTHLSQGCTICLGQATFLRFNHPAEAKRIKSMIPAGGRSPSALYGLPAKSEALVNGGHQLSERGCHSHSSLVSSIEKDLQDIMDSLVLEESAAPGVQKPPACGRSPLSPVVNGGGRCLLSPPPSPGAASGGSSYENFSPLSSPASSSSYTSPSLSSQEQGPAVPPPLPLRSSSYNHTVQPPALPAGPSSEPWPAERLGDHRVGSPRLTPRAAPRPRVALQERPPSPFREPRDSPAPGRQPPGRAVPEPRLQPPESPRVARRNMESMRELPPLSPSLSRRAASPRLAPDTPSPQPRLGREVPGSPRARRKGLEESKGAGGPSPPLLSENPTRRPSFSTCLSPAYGLGSPAVPSPRQSPRAPRKPLGDPRLPVGSRERKNSITEISDNEDELLEYHRRQRQERVREQEMERLERQRLETILNLCAEYTKTDGAEPADVHRLLAGDTDAGHWVPRGATALGHAAEELQQRESVERSDEENLKEECSSTESTHHEHEKLTGPRAKEAQRLEEERAAVLGRLDQLKGRVKELEQQLQETSREAEMERALLQGERESEVLRLRQEQEAAQQLQEKLSSLDASIRKERDKERAKVDAERKELEHLQALYHESKSHLDKCPESMREQLQEQMRREAEALETEAKLFEDLEFQQLERESHLEEEREARGQQLLQSRAECHRSIARRKERVAALDAQAAQIRLQSAQEAERLARERGSVLQLLQKEKEKLVSLERRYQLVTGGRSFPKMSSALREETLHISEPYELLEGTKPLSPLPAAAASLASPATYSYPKAQEEYMRLSDVFRFCSNAHGPSLDTKASAAAPAAAQRSFLLAVAPTANEVYRAKAEGGAGALTPRMKSGTPSSSQLNLSMLERSPSPKGPPSPAGSLSRNLVATLQDIETKRQLALQQKGRQVIEEQKRRLAELKQKAAAEAQSQWEALHGQPPFPAAFPRLVHHSILHHSRPHGAGPRAEELDHAYDTLSLESSDSMDTSISIGNNSACSPDNISSASGMDAGKIEEMEKMLKEAHEEKSRLMESREREMELRQQALEDERWRREQLERRLQDETARRQKLVEKEVKLREKHFSQARPLTRYLPIRKEDFNLRLHIESSGHSVDTCYHIILTEKMCKGYLVKMGGKIKSWKKRWFVFDRMKRTLSYFVDKHETKLKGVIYFQAIEEVYYDHLRSAAKSPNPALTFCVKTHDRLYFMVAPSAEAMRIWMDVIVTGAEGYTQFMN